A genomic region of Salvelinus alpinus chromosome 12, SLU_Salpinus.1, whole genome shotgun sequence contains the following coding sequences:
- the pxmp4 gene encoding peroxisomal membrane protein 4 has translation MAGPDLVKTVVYMINNLLQQEKYKAALAVVKGFRNGAVYGAKIRAPHALVMTFLFRSGSLKDKLRAIVKATYQHSRNLAYFVFTYKGLQALQERIQGKSLQSQSFFAACLGGWLVFGENNNINSQINMYLLSRILFALSRLAVEKGIVPQPKRDPFPLFATLVWGIVLWLFEYHPHTLQPSLQSSMNYLYHDSNVWHDISDFLVYNKPRTVAPK, from the exons ATGGCAGGTCCAGATTTAGTCAAAACTGTGGTGTACATGATTAATAATTTATTACAGCAAGAAAAGTATAAAGCTGCACTTGCAGTTGTTAAAGGATTCCGAAATGGTGCTGT TTATGGGGCAAAAATCCGGGCACCCCATGCTCTTGTCATGACCTTTCTTTTCAGAAGTGGAAG CCTGAAAGATAAGCTACGAGCCATTGTGAAGGCCACGTACCAACACTCGCGCAACCTCGCCTACTTTGTGTTCACGTACAAAGGACTGCAGGCCTTACAGGAGAGGATCCAGGGGAAGAGTCTACAGTCTCAGTCCTTCTTTGCCGCCTGCCTCGGTGGCTGGTTGGTGTTTGGGGAAAACAACAACATCAATAGCCAG ATTAACATGTACCTGCTGTCTAGGATCCTGTTTGCCTTGTCTCGCCTGGCCGTGGAGAAAGGCATTGTACCACAGCCCAAGCGGGACCCCTTCCCCCTGTTTGCTACCCTGGTGTGGGGCATCGTGCTGTGGCTGTTTGAGTACCACCCCCACACCCTGCAGCCTTCACTGCAGTCCTCCATGAACTACCTCTACCACGACAGCAACGTGTGGCACGATATCTCAGACTTCCTTGTCTACAACAAGCCAAGGACTGTCGCTCCCAAGTGA